Proteins encoded together in one Amphritea japonica ATCC BAA-1530 window:
- a CDS encoding phasin family protein, whose amino-acid sequence MFQDMSKALDQSMGPFKELVNIQTKMLEELTRQQMACTKACIDATVAQTRQMQGCNSPEELIKLQQDYAKQLESSLKEANDNNMKALNSACESVEQLASDAFDAFAPKT is encoded by the coding sequence ATGTTTCAAGATATGTCTAAAGCCCTGGACCAGTCTATGGGGCCGTTTAAAGAACTGGTAAATATTCAAACTAAAATGCTGGAAGAGCTAACACGTCAGCAGATGGCTTGTACTAAGGCCTGCATAGACGCGACGGTGGCGCAGACCCGTCAGATGCAAGGCTGTAATTCGCCTGAAGAGCTGATTAAGCTTCAACAGGATTACGCTAAACAGCTGGAAAGCTCTTTGAAAGAAGCAAATGATAATAATATGAAAGCATTGAACAGCGCCTGCGAATCAGTTGAGCAGCTGGCGAGTGATGCTTTCGATGCTTTTGCGCCTAAAACGTAG
- a CDS encoding RDD family protein, which yields MNRVFPECEAEVQQASLLRRFAAMIYDAFLVAAIWMCTGFAAVGLNNGNVVEGPLFQSVLFLLTFAFFAYFWVRLGQTLGMQAWKLRVQTIDGKHISLRQALIRFMTAILSFACFGLGFFWMLFSANKATWHDSFSETQIVLLNKKSK from the coding sequence ATGAATAGAGTTTTTCCGGAATGTGAAGCTGAAGTGCAACAAGCCAGTCTGCTACGTCGCTTTGCAGCGATGATCTATGACGCATTTCTGGTTGCAGCCATCTGGATGTGTACCGGTTTTGCTGCCGTCGGCCTGAATAACGGAAATGTTGTTGAAGGCCCGCTATTTCAATCTGTGCTATTTCTACTGACCTTCGCCTTCTTCGCCTACTTCTGGGTGCGCCTGGGACAGACGCTGGGGATGCAAGCCTGGAAACTCAGAGTACAGACCATAGATGGCAAACATATCAGCCTGCGTCAGGCTCTTATCCGCTTCATGACCGCCATCCTATCATTCGCCTGCTTCGGCCTGGGCTTCTTCTGGATGCTCTTTTCAGCTAACAAAGCCACCTGGCATGACAGCTTTTCCGAAACGCAGATTGTTTTGTTAAACAAGAAAAGTAAATAA
- a CDS encoding YeeE/YedE family protein has protein sequence MNQIETLPLTARFNRLRSLSLALLLLITGSLYLLREYDSHQATLLILGAALGLSLFHASFGFTSAWRNLIVNRRGRGLRAQMLMLGVAVCLFFPVLSSGTLLGDDVAGYTRPLGWSVIFGAFIFGIGMQLGNGCASGNLYHVGGGQIRAIPSMVGFMIGGLWASADYEWWTTLPQFAPVAIIESLGTGLAIAVNLALFALIASLSFWLEKRYHGDIEQDLRQHNFNLKMLLQGPWPFIWGGVVLALLNFAVLAETGRPWSVAVAYPLWGAKAYLWLEETFAIGLELELDFWAYWLQPGREEALMEPLLSDTVSVMNIGIILGAFLAATLAGKFSWQWQIPSIHWFAAILGGVMLGYGATISFGCNIGAYFGGIVSGSLHGWLWLIAAFAGSLLGTRLRLLFRLPN, from the coding sequence ATGAATCAAATTGAAACCCTGCCGCTCACTGCGCGCTTTAACCGGCTTCGCAGCCTTTCGCTGGCTCTGCTGTTACTGATTACAGGATCCCTGTATCTACTCCGGGAATATGACAGCCACCAGGCGACACTGCTAATCCTGGGCGCAGCCCTCGGTCTCTCTCTGTTTCATGCCTCTTTCGGATTTACCTCTGCCTGGCGGAACCTAATCGTTAATCGCCGGGGACGAGGGCTTCGTGCTCAGATGCTCATGCTGGGGGTTGCTGTCTGCCTGTTCTTCCCAGTACTTTCCAGCGGTACGCTGCTGGGAGATGACGTTGCAGGTTACACTCGCCCGCTTGGCTGGTCTGTTATTTTCGGGGCTTTCATTTTCGGTATCGGCATGCAGTTAGGCAACGGTTGTGCATCAGGCAACCTCTATCATGTAGGTGGTGGTCAGATTAGAGCCATTCCCAGCATGGTTGGCTTTATGATTGGAGGCTTGTGGGCCAGTGCCGATTATGAGTGGTGGACCACCCTACCTCAGTTTGCACCGGTCGCGATCATTGAGTCACTGGGCACCGGATTGGCTATTGCGGTAAACCTGGCCCTTTTTGCGCTCATTGCCAGCCTCTCTTTCTGGCTGGAAAAGCGTTACCACGGTGATATTGAACAGGATCTTCGCCAACACAACTTCAATCTGAAAATGCTACTACAGGGGCCCTGGCCTTTTATCTGGGGCGGCGTGGTACTGGCATTGCTTAACTTTGCCGTACTCGCTGAAACCGGACGACCCTGGTCCGTTGCAGTCGCCTACCCCCTCTGGGGTGCAAAAGCCTACCTGTGGCTGGAAGAAACCTTTGCCATCGGGCTGGAGTTAGAATTAGATTTCTGGGCATACTGGCTGCAGCCAGGACGCGAAGAAGCCTTGATGGAGCCTTTACTGAGCGATACCGTCTCAGTCATGAACATCGGCATTATTCTGGGAGCTTTTCTGGCCGCTACGCTGGCCGGAAAATTCAGCTGGCAATGGCAGATCCCGAGCATTCATTGGTTTGCAGCCATACTGGGCGGAGTAATGCTGGGCTACGGTGCAACAATCTCTTTTGGCTGTAACATCGGTGCCTATTTTGGTGGTATAGTCTCCGGCAGTTTGCATGGCTGGCTATGGTTGATAGCCGCCTTTGCCGGTAGCCTGCTGGGAACCCGGCTACGCCTCTTGTTCCGCCTGCCAAACTAG
- a CDS encoding tetratricopeptide repeat protein, with product MSKKLLLAATGLLLTLNTASAFSASLAKGLKAFEAQDYSTAMSELEPLIGENNLDAMNMVGQMYEFGWGVDADEAKAVKFYNRCGDQGHLGCVNSRRAYKDKAYRVELKTVEPAADSGDALAQNRLGEMYEFGYGVSRDTSAALNWYSMAAKQGLVEAEHNLGRAYNFGSGVAQDFAQAEQWYRKAAEKGYMDAMFFLGAMYSNNHGSDAGQQTNITAYAWLQNALELGNPTASAIQSRIVMKLSDTELEQAKLLATEYKSKYVTPFK from the coding sequence ATGAGTAAGAAACTACTACTGGCCGCCACCGGTCTGCTACTGACTCTCAACACAGCCTCTGCATTTTCCGCTAGCTTGGCAAAAGGCCTTAAAGCCTTTGAAGCACAGGATTACAGCACTGCGATGTCTGAGTTGGAGCCGCTAATCGGGGAAAACAATCTAGATGCCATGAACATGGTGGGTCAGATGTACGAATTCGGCTGGGGCGTTGACGCTGATGAAGCAAAGGCCGTCAAATTTTACAATCGCTGTGGTGATCAGGGCCATCTGGGATGTGTTAATAGTCGCCGGGCTTACAAAGATAAAGCCTATCGAGTTGAACTTAAGACCGTTGAGCCTGCTGCTGATTCCGGTGATGCTCTCGCACAAAACCGTTTAGGCGAGATGTATGAGTTTGGTTATGGCGTGAGCCGCGATACCTCTGCAGCACTGAACTGGTATTCAATGGCAGCAAAGCAAGGCCTGGTAGAGGCTGAACATAATCTGGGACGGGCCTATAACTTTGGCTCAGGTGTCGCACAAGATTTCGCTCAAGCTGAGCAGTGGTACCGTAAAGCCGCTGAAAAAGGGTATATGGATGCCATGTTCTTCCTGGGCGCAATGTACTCCAACAATCACGGTTCTGATGCGGGACAACAGACTAACATCACCGCGTACGCATGGCTGCAAAACGCACTGGAGCTGGGCAATCCAACCGCCAGCGCTATTCAGTCAAGAATCGTTATGAAACTGTCGGATACTGAGCTGGAACAAGCGAAGCTACTGGCAACAGAGTACAAGAGCAAATATGTAACTCCGTTCAAATAA
- the gloA gene encoding lactoylglutathione lyase yields the protein MRLLHTMLRVTDLQKSISFYTEILQMKLLRRKDFPDGKFTLAFLGYGPEHETTALELTHNWETSSYEMGNAYGHIAIEVEDVYDACEKIKAQGGQIVREPGPMLHGSTILAFARDPDGYMIELLGS from the coding sequence ATGCGACTTTTACATACAATGCTTAGAGTCACAGACCTTCAAAAATCGATATCGTTCTATACTGAAATTCTGCAAATGAAACTATTACGCCGCAAAGATTTTCCAGACGGTAAGTTCACTCTCGCCTTTCTTGGTTACGGCCCCGAGCACGAGACTACCGCACTGGAGCTTACCCATAACTGGGAGACAAGCAGTTACGAAATGGGTAACGCCTACGGCCATATCGCCATCGAAGTTGAGGATGTCTACGATGCCTGTGAAAAAATCAAAGCGCAGGGCGGTCAGATCGTTCGTGAACCAGGTCCAATGCTCCACGGCTCAACCATTCTGGCATTTGCCCGCGATCCGGATGGCTATATGATCGAGCTGCTGGGAAGTTAA